The following coding sequences lie in one Frigoribacterium sp. SL97 genomic window:
- a CDS encoding beta-galactosidase, giving the protein MSLELDARPTPQATTTWLPGRADLRYGGDYNPEQWPREVWLEDIALMKQAGVNLVSVGIFSWALLEPREGEYDFGFLDDILGLLHDADIDVDLATPTTVPPAWFWKAYPDSHPVTRDGVTLGRGSRGMVSPSSPDYRRAALAITERLAERYANHPAVVLWHVHNEYGAPISEDYGPHSVLAFRTWLEEKYVTLDALNEAWGTRFWGQTYGEWDEIDAPRTSATVVNQTSRLDFARFTSDALLACFTAERDAIKRHAPHLPVTTNFMATNCPSIDYWRWAREVDVVANDHYLVAERRDNHVLLAMDADLTRSLAGGAPWMLMEHSTSAVNWQPRNIAKRPGELARNAASHLARGADAILFFQFRASRYGAEKFHSAMLPHAGTSTRTWREVVDFGADLGRLSAVRGSRVEARVAILWDVESFWAHDLEWRPSVELQHRERVVAWYSALWQLGVTVDFRHPHDDLSGYDLVLAPSLYLADRRTTHGLGAFVRKGGTFVASYFSGVVDENDTVHAGGAPGALREVLGLSVPEFLPLYADQVVTLDDGTTGTGWSDDIVLEGAVAVASYVDGPAAGGPAVTRHAHGDGSAWYVSTRTTGADLEGLVRSVLDDAGVPLPVDHPEGLEVVVRHGDDVDFTFLVNHAETATDVVVGQGTELITGDAVDGRVGVPAGAVRVVSRPRG; this is encoded by the coding sequence ATGTCACTCGAGCTCGACGCCCGACCCACGCCCCAGGCCACCACGACCTGGCTGCCCGGCCGAGCCGACCTGCGCTACGGCGGCGACTACAACCCCGAACAGTGGCCGCGCGAGGTCTGGCTCGAGGACATCGCCCTGATGAAGCAGGCGGGCGTCAACCTGGTCAGCGTCGGCATCTTCTCGTGGGCCCTGCTCGAACCCCGCGAGGGCGAGTACGACTTCGGCTTCCTCGACGACATCCTGGGCCTGCTGCACGACGCCGACATCGACGTCGACCTGGCCACCCCGACGACGGTCCCGCCGGCCTGGTTCTGGAAGGCCTACCCCGATTCCCACCCGGTCACGCGGGACGGCGTCACCCTGGGCCGCGGCTCCCGCGGCATGGTCAGCCCGAGCAGCCCCGACTACCGCCGGGCGGCCCTCGCGATCACCGAGCGACTGGCCGAGCGCTACGCGAACCACCCCGCGGTCGTGCTCTGGCACGTCCACAACGAGTACGGCGCCCCGATCAGCGAGGACTACGGCCCCCACTCGGTGCTCGCCTTCCGCACCTGGCTCGAGGAGAAGTACGTCACCCTCGACGCGCTCAACGAGGCCTGGGGCACCCGCTTCTGGGGCCAGACCTACGGCGAGTGGGACGAGATCGACGCCCCACGCACCTCGGCCACGGTCGTGAACCAGACCTCGCGCCTCGACTTCGCCCGCTTCACCTCCGACGCCCTGCTGGCCTGCTTCACCGCCGAACGCGACGCGATCAAACGACACGCGCCGCACCTCCCGGTCACCACGAACTTCATGGCCACGAACTGCCCCTCCATCGACTACTGGAGGTGGGCCCGCGAGGTCGACGTCGTCGCGAACGACCACTACCTCGTGGCCGAGCGCCGCGACAACCACGTGCTGCTCGCCATGGACGCCGACCTCACCCGTTCGCTCGCCGGCGGTGCCCCGTGGATGCTGATGGAGCACTCGACCTCGGCCGTCAACTGGCAACCGCGCAACATCGCCAAGCGCCCCGGCGAGCTCGCCCGGAACGCCGCGAGCCACCTGGCCCGGGGCGCCGACGCGATCCTGTTCTTCCAGTTCCGGGCGTCGCGGTACGGCGCCGAGAAGTTCCACTCCGCGATGCTGCCGCACGCCGGCACCTCGACCCGCACCTGGCGCGAGGTCGTCGACTTCGGCGCCGACCTGGGTCGGCTCTCGGCCGTCCGCGGCAGCCGGGTGGAGGCGCGGGTCGCGATCCTCTGGGACGTCGAGTCCTTCTGGGCCCACGACCTCGAATGGCGGCCGTCGGTCGAACTCCAGCACCGCGAGCGCGTCGTCGCCTGGTACTCCGCCCTGTGGCAGCTCGGCGTGACGGTGGACTTCCGCCACCCGCACGACGACCTGTCGGGCTACGACCTCGTGCTCGCGCCCTCGCTGTACCTGGCCGACCGGCGGACGACCCACGGCCTCGGCGCGTTCGTCCGCAAGGGCGGCACCTTCGTCGCGTCGTACTTCTCGGGCGTCGTCGACGAGAACGACACCGTCCACGCCGGTGGCGCACCCGGCGCCCTGCGCGAGGTGCTCGGCCTCTCGGTGCCCGAGTTCCTGCCCCTGTACGCCGACCAGGTCGTCACCCTCGACGACGGCACGACGGGCACGGGCTGGTCCGACGACATCGTGCTCGAGGGCGCCGTGGCGGTCGCGAGCTACGTCGACGGCCCGGCGGCGGGAGGTCCGGCGGTCACCCGCCACGCCCACGGCGACGGCTCGGCCTGGTACGTCTCGACGCGCACGACCGGGGCCGACCTCGAGGGTCTCGTCCGGTCGGTGCTCGACGACGCCGGAGTGCCGCTGCCGGTGGACCACCCCGAGGGGCTCGAGGTCGTCGTGCGCCACGGGGACGACGTCGACTTCACCTTCCTGGTCAACCACGCCGAGACCGCGACCGACGTCGTGGTCGGTCAGGGCACCGAGCTGATCACCGGCGACGCCGTCGACGGCCGCGTGGGCGTCCCCGCCGGTGCGGTCCGCGTCGTCAGCCGCCCGCGCGGCTGA